In Bradyrhizobium sp. 170, the DNA window GATCGGCGGCGCCCCGCGTGCCGCCGCCATTCTGATCGGGACACTCTCCGCCGTGCTGGCGCTCGGCCTGCGCCTTTGGCTCGCAGGCCTCGTGCTCTGGGTCATTGGCCACAGCGCGGCCGTTTGGCTCGCCAAGCGCGACCCGGCCTTCGTCGAAGTCGCTATCCGTCACACCAAGCACAAGGGGCGGCTCGCATGCTGAACCTGAGAGAATTCCGCGGCAACGCTTATCGGCTGGCTGATTGGCTACCATGGGCCTGCCTGGTCGCCCCAGGCGTCATCCTGAACAAGGATGGCAGCTTTCAGCGGACCATACGCTACCGCGGACCGGACCTCGACAGTGCGACCGAGGCTGAGCTGATGAGCGTCACCTCACGCGTGAACAACGTTCTGAAACGCTTTGGCTCAGGCTGGGCTCTCTTCTTTGATGCCACACGCATTCCGGCTTCCGAATATCCGCGGTCGGAATTTCCTGATGCGGTGTCCTGGCTGGTGGATGAAGAGCGACGAGCCGCGTTCTCAGGCGCCCCTGGGGTGGCGTGGGAGGACCCGTCCCGCCCCGGTGGGCAGCATTTCGAGAGCGTGCTCCATCTGACCTTGATGTATCTGCCGCCTGCCGAAAGGGTCTCGCGTCTCGAAGGTCTATTTCTCGAGCGCCCCAAGGAGAGGCATAGCGTTGGGGGAAAGGGGAAGCGCATTCGTCGCGACCAATCGATCGAAAGTCCTGCGCAAAATGACGGCGAGATTGATGACCAGCAGAGATTTGGCAGCAATGAGAAAGGCTATCGCGAACATCTTCAGAGATTCGTCCAGGAAACCGACCGGGCGATCGACCTGCTCTCGTCGGTCTTGCCTGAGATCTGGCCTCTCGACGACGCGGAGACGCTCACCTATCTCCATAGCTGCGTCTCGACCAAGCGCCATCCGGTCAGCGTTCCCAAGATTCCGGCCTATCTCGATTGCTTCCTGAGCGATGAGCCGCTGACAGGTGGATTGTCCCCGGCCATTGGGCGCAGCCATCTTCGCGCCCTGACGGTCCTTGGGTTTCCACACGTTACCTTTCCCGGCCTGCTCGACGAACTCAACCGGATCGGCGTTGCCTACCGCTGGGCGACGCGGTTCATTCCCCTTGACCGTACGCAGGCAAACGCAACGCTTGCGCGTTATCGGCGACAATGGTTTGCCAAGCGGAAGTCGCTTGCGGCGATCCTCAAAGAGGTCATGTTCAACGAGCAGGCGGCGCTGCTCGACACCGACGCCTGCAACAAGGCCCTGGACGCCGACGCGGCACTCTCCGAGCTTGGCGACGATCTGGTAGCCTTCGGTTATATCACCACGACCGTCACGGTAAGCGACGAGGACTCGCATCAGGCGGACGAGAAAATCCGCGCGGTCGAGCGGGTGATCAATAGCCGGGGCTTTACGGCGATCCGCGAGAGCGTCAATGCGGTTGAGGCTTGGCTCAGCAGCCTGCCGGGGCAGGCCTATGCTAATATCCGCCAGCCCATCGTTCACACGTTGAACCTCGCCCATATGTGCCCATTGTCGGCGGTATGGGCTGG includes these proteins:
- the trbE gene encoding conjugal transfer protein TrbE, with the protein product MLNLREFRGNAYRLADWLPWACLVAPGVILNKDGSFQRTIRYRGPDLDSATEAELMSVTSRVNNVLKRFGSGWALFFDATRIPASEYPRSEFPDAVSWLVDEERRAAFSGAPGVAWEDPSRPGGQHFESVLHLTLMYLPPAERVSRLEGLFLERPKERHSVGGKGKRIRRDQSIESPAQNDGEIDDQQRFGSNEKGYREHLQRFVQETDRAIDLLSSVLPEIWPLDDAETLTYLHSCVSTKRHPVSVPKIPAYLDCFLSDEPLTGGLSPAIGRSHLRALTVLGFPHVTFPGLLDELNRIGVAYRWATRFIPLDRTQANATLARYRRQWFAKRKSLAAILKEVMFNEQAALLDTDACNKALDADAALSELGDDLVAFGYITTTVTVSDEDSHQADEKIRAVERVINSRGFTAIRESVNAVEAWLSSLPGQAYANIRQPIVHTLNLAHMCPLSAVWAGPERCDHLDGPPLLIAKTKGATPFRLSLHVGDVGHTIIVGPTGAGKSVLLSMLALQFRRYPNAQLITFDKGRSARATTLALSGAWYELGAKGGIAFQPLKDVAEERARLWALDWLCGVLAHERVTVTPEVKETLWSALRSLGSAPVSQRTMTGLVALLARDALRQALQPYTLEGPYGRFLDADADRLSGADVLTFEMEELMTLPGLVAPVLTYLFHTLEDRFDGRPTLLVLDEAWVFLDDPLFASRIREWLKTLRKKNVAVIFATQSLADVADSQIAPAIIESCPSRIFLPNPRALEPTQIETYRRFGLNDTQVRLVAEASPKREYYLQSRAGNRLFELGLGPVALALVGASSPEDQRAIDTVLARTGAHHFAERYLAERGLNWAANLISTFEQAHKA
- a CDS encoding VirB3 family type IV secretion system protein, with product MRAEGFELVLHRSLTEPILIGGAPRAAAILIGTLSAVLALGLRLWLAGLVLWVIGHSAAVWLAKRDPAFVEVAIRHTKHKGRLAC